Proteins found in one Triticum aestivum cultivar Chinese Spring chromosome 4D, IWGSC CS RefSeq v2.1, whole genome shotgun sequence genomic segment:
- the LOC123099760 gene encoding uncharacterized protein, translated as MVTAGLLRREREQFGSSPFTGQTMIESKIQALEDDIGATKVSNRRSCRWLNDRLLLELVPRLGADEIKGLFAPPPWGEELPLSAFCMTSSAAAWDVFRTIDMDVQANLLQFHMRQSCADRKNSRLDEDEEIALNAWHRIDRQTREVIKRNFLPDLLRMYEERVRAFIQDTRGDKDLLALDVQDPFQRLLLHGVCEFYNVASETRSSTVREYGGDRLWKTTTIRKRSGTGAPPRITLVDLLTRKKNGCH; from the exons ATGGTGACTGCGGGCCTGCtgcggagggagagggagcagtTCGGCTCTTCCCCCTTCACTGGACAGACGATGATCGAAAGCAAGATCCAGGCCCTGGAAGACGACATTGGCGCCACCAAG GTTAGCAACAGGAGATCGTGCCGGTGGCTCAACGACCGCCTGCTGCTGGAGCTGGTCCCCCGTCTTGGCGCCGACGAGATCAAAGGCCTCTTCGCTCCGCCACCGTGGG GTGAGGAGCTGCCCCTGTCTGCATTCTGCATGACAAGTTCTGCTGCTGCATGGGATGTCTTTAGGACCATCGACATGGATGTTCAG GCAAACTTGTTGCAATTTCACATGAGACAATCATGCGCGGATCGGAAGAACAGTCGTTTGGACGAAGACGAGGAGATTGCGCTGAACGCTTGGCACCGTATTGATCGCCAGACAAGAGAAGTTATCAAGAGGAACTTCCTGCCTGACCTGCTTCGGATGTACGAA GAACGAGTGAGGGCCTTCATCCAAGACACGAGGGGCGACAAGGACTTGCTTGCGCTGGATGTCCAGGACCCGTTCCAGAGGCTGCTCCTACACGGCGTGTGCGAG TTCTACAATGTGGCATCTGAGACGAGGAGCAGCACCGTGAGAGAGTACGGCGGGGACAGGCTGTGGAAGACGACGACGATCAGGAAGAGATCGGGCACGGGCGCTCCACCCAGGATCACCTTGGTTGACTTGCTGACAAGGAAGAAGAATGGGTGCCACTGA